One genomic segment of Burkholderia pyrrocinia includes these proteins:
- a CDS encoding thioredoxin family protein, producing the protein MVPAGVDSAAFAVFDMQALAADTFDAGIEGAGDALAVVFFWGVDCFNCEIAKKAMLAQPDAIRALDLKWFHCNVYEHHQLGRRFGLHGVPTWFFFHRGKRLGRATGWHGLAQFQAAVAAARAKIAAAAGDPAAGDPVAGGD; encoded by the coding sequence ATGGTTCCCGCCGGCGTCGATTCGGCCGCGTTCGCCGTGTTCGACATGCAGGCGCTGGCCGCCGACACGTTCGACGCGGGGATCGAAGGCGCGGGCGACGCGCTCGCGGTGGTGTTCTTCTGGGGCGTCGACTGCTTCAACTGCGAGATCGCGAAGAAGGCGATGCTCGCCCAGCCCGACGCGATCCGCGCGCTGGACCTGAAGTGGTTCCATTGCAACGTGTACGAGCACCATCAGCTTGGGCGCCGCTTCGGATTGCACGGCGTGCCGACGTGGTTCTTCTTCCACCGCGGCAAGCGCCTCGGCCGCGCGACGGGCTGGCATGGCCTCGCGCAGTTCCAGGCGGCCGTTGCGGCGGCGCGGGCGAAGATCGCCGCGGCGGCCGGCGATCCGGCGGCCGGCGATCCGGTAGCCGGCGGCGATTGA
- the grpE gene encoding nucleotide exchange factor GrpE translates to MENTQENPATQSAEDIGSEKQAAQGAAPAAEAADAALAEAQAKVAELQESFLRAKAETENVRRRAQDDVSKAHKFAIESFAEHLLPVLDSLEAAVSDTSGDITKVREGVELTLRQLTSALEKGRVVAINPVGEKFDPHQHQAISMVPAEQEPNTVVAVLQKGYTIADRVLRPALVTVAQPK, encoded by the coding sequence ATGGAAAATACGCAAGAGAACCCGGCTACCCAATCGGCCGAAGACATCGGCAGCGAGAAGCAGGCGGCGCAAGGCGCTGCTCCCGCCGCCGAAGCAGCCGACGCGGCGCTCGCGGAGGCTCAAGCCAAGGTCGCCGAGCTGCAGGAGAGCTTCCTGCGGGCGAAGGCCGAGACCGAGAACGTGCGCCGCCGCGCGCAGGACGACGTCTCGAAGGCGCACAAGTTCGCGATCGAGAGCTTCGCGGAACACCTGCTGCCCGTGCTGGACAGCCTGGAAGCGGCCGTCAGCGACACGTCCGGCGACATCACGAAGGTGCGCGAAGGCGTCGAACTGACGCTGCGCCAGCTGACGAGCGCGCTCGAGAAGGGCCGCGTCGTCGCGATCAACCCGGTCGGCGAGAAGTTCGATCCGCACCAGCACCAGGCGATTTCGATGGTGCCGGCCGAGCAGGAGCCGAACACCGTCGTCGCGGTGCTGCAAAAGGGCTATACGATCGCCGACCGCGTGCTGCGTCCGGCGCTCGTCACCGTCGCGCAGCCGAAGTAA
- a CDS encoding RNA-binding S4 domain-containing protein, with protein sequence MNYKISTEPGAKLRIDKWLWAARFFKTRSLATDAVDKGHVKIGGAAVKPAKEVRVGDEVEIAIDGIVWHIAVLGVCDVRGPASVAQTLYAETEAGRAARLAELERRRTYREPAAELHGRPTKRDRRIIDRFSGGS encoded by the coding sequence ATGAACTACAAGATTTCCACGGAACCGGGCGCGAAGCTGCGCATCGACAAATGGCTGTGGGCGGCCCGGTTCTTCAAGACGCGTTCGCTCGCGACCGATGCGGTCGACAAGGGGCACGTGAAGATCGGCGGCGCGGCGGTCAAGCCGGCGAAGGAGGTGCGCGTCGGCGACGAGGTCGAGATTGCGATCGACGGCATCGTCTGGCACATTGCCGTGCTGGGCGTGTGCGACGTGCGCGGACCGGCGAGCGTCGCGCAGACGCTTTACGCGGAAACGGAAGCGGGGCGGGCCGCGCGGCTTGCCGAACTGGAGCGGCGCCGCACGTATCGCGAGCCGGCGGCCGAACTGCACGGTCGGCCGACGAAGCGCGACAGGCGCATCATCGACAGATTTTCTGGTGGGAGCTGA
- the hemH gene encoding ferrochelatase, with amino-acid sequence MRFDLEPPSSTAAAHRIGVLLINLGTPDAPTPRAVRRYLAEFLSDPRVVEIPQAVWQVLLRTLILPLRGRASAKKYAAVWMPEGSPLRVHTERQTDGVRHLLVSNGYHVLVDHAMRYGSPNIAQALGQFKRSGVERVLLMPMYPQYSASTTATAFDAAFGALARMRNQPEVRTVRHYADHPAYIHALAEQVRQYWAQHGRPDFAAGDKLVLSFHGVPKRTLDLGDPYHDQCQQTGALLMAALGLSTVECRITFQSRFGKAEWLQPYTAPTLRGFGEAGVRRADVFCPGFTADCLETIEEIGMEVRDEFLAGGGKAFHRIPCLNGAPAWLGAIGEIVAENLQGWPVRAAQPETVS; translated from the coding sequence ATGCGTTTCGATCTTGAGCCGCCTTCGAGCACCGCGGCTGCCCATCGCATCGGCGTGCTGCTGATCAATCTCGGCACGCCCGACGCCCCCACGCCGCGTGCGGTGCGGCGCTATCTGGCCGAATTCCTGTCGGATCCGCGGGTCGTCGAAATCCCGCAGGCCGTCTGGCAGGTGCTGCTGCGCACGCTGATCCTGCCGTTGCGCGGCCGCGCGTCCGCGAAGAAATACGCGGCCGTCTGGATGCCCGAGGGCTCGCCGCTGCGCGTGCACACCGAGCGCCAGACCGACGGCGTGCGGCACCTGCTCGTGTCGAACGGCTATCATGTGCTCGTCGACCATGCGATGCGCTACGGCAGCCCGAACATTGCGCAGGCGCTCGGGCAGTTCAAGCGCTCGGGCGTCGAGCGCGTGCTGCTGATGCCGATGTATCCGCAATACTCGGCGTCGACCACGGCCACCGCATTCGATGCCGCATTCGGCGCGCTCGCGCGCATGCGCAACCAGCCGGAGGTGCGCACGGTGCGGCACTACGCCGACCATCCGGCCTATATCCACGCGCTTGCCGAGCAGGTGCGCCAGTACTGGGCGCAGCACGGCCGGCCCGACTTCGCGGCCGGCGACAAGCTCGTGCTGAGTTTTCATGGCGTGCCGAAGCGCACGCTCGACCTCGGCGACCCCTATCACGACCAGTGCCAGCAAACCGGCGCGCTGCTGATGGCTGCGCTCGGGCTGTCGACGGTCGAATGCCGGATCACGTTCCAGTCGCGCTTCGGCAAGGCCGAATGGCTGCAGCCGTACACCGCGCCGACGCTGCGCGGGTTCGGCGAGGCCGGCGTGCGGCGGGCCGACGTGTTCTGTCCCGGTTTCACGGCCGATTGCCTGGAGACGATCGAGGAGATCGGCATGGAAGTGCGAGACGAATTCCTCGCCGGCGGCGGCAAGGCGTTCCACCGCATTCCTTGCCTGAACGGCGCGCCCGCGTGGCTCGGCGCGATCGGCGAGATCGTCGCCGAGAACCTGCAGGGCTGGCCCGTCAGGGCCGCCCAGCCCGAAACGGTGAGCTGA
- the hrcA gene encoding heat-inducible transcriptional repressor HrcA, with product MLDPRARTLLKTLIERYIVDGQPVGSRTLSRYSGLELSPATIRNVMSDLEELGLVSSPHTSAGRVPTPRGYRLFVDTMLTVETPIDAEAVARQVQNTLQAGEPQQRVVAAAASVLSNLSQFAGVVLTPRRSHVFKQIEFMRLSDKRILLIIVTPEGDVQNRMLATPRDYSPSQLTEASNYINAHFAGLSFDEVRRRLRDEIDQLRGDMTALMHLAVTASTEVPDTEDSVLISGERNLLEVADLSSDMARLRKLFDVFDQKTGLLQLLDVSSHAQGVQIFIGGESTLVPIEEMSVVTAPYEVNGQIVGTLGVIGPTRMAYNRVIPIVDITARLLSLTLSQQ from the coding sequence ATGCTAGATCCTCGCGCACGAACCCTCCTGAAAACCCTGATCGAACGGTATATCGTCGACGGTCAGCCAGTCGGATCGCGCACGTTGTCCCGTTACTCCGGGCTCGAGCTGAGCCCGGCGACGATCCGCAACGTGATGTCCGACCTGGAGGAGCTCGGCCTCGTGTCGAGCCCGCACACGTCGGCCGGCCGCGTGCCGACGCCGCGCGGCTACCGGCTGTTCGTCGACACGATGCTGACGGTCGAGACGCCGATCGACGCCGAGGCCGTCGCGCGGCAGGTGCAGAACACGCTGCAGGCCGGCGAACCGCAGCAACGGGTGGTCGCGGCCGCCGCGAGCGTGCTGTCGAACCTGTCGCAGTTCGCGGGCGTCGTGCTGACGCCGCGCCGCAGCCACGTGTTCAAGCAGATCGAGTTCATGCGCCTGTCGGACAAGCGCATCCTGCTGATCATCGTCACGCCCGAGGGCGACGTGCAGAACCGGATGCTCGCGACGCCGCGCGACTACTCGCCGTCGCAGCTGACCGAGGCGTCCAACTACATCAACGCGCATTTCGCCGGCCTGTCGTTCGACGAGGTGCGCCGCCGCCTGCGCGACGAGATCGACCAGTTGCGCGGCGACATGACCGCGCTGATGCATCTGGCGGTGACGGCCAGCACCGAAGTGCCCGACACCGAGGACTCCGTGCTGATTTCCGGCGAGCGCAACCTGCTCGAAGTGGCGGACCTTTCGTCCGACATGGCCCGGCTGCGCAAGCTGTTCGACGTGTTCGACCAAAAGACGGGCCTCCTGCAACTGCTCGACGTGTCGAGCCACGCCCAGGGCGTGCAGATCTTCATCGGCGGCGAATCGACGCTCGTGCCGATCGAGGAAATGAGCGTCGTCACCGCGCCTTACGAGGTGAACGGGCAGATCGTCGGCACGCTCGGCGTGATCGGCCCGACCCGCATGGCGTACAACCGCGTGATACCGATCGTCGACATCACCGCGCGCCTGCTGTCGCTCACGCTGAGCCAGCAATAG